The Thermodesulfovibrionales bacterium genome includes the window CGTATCAGCAGCCTGAAGAGATTCAGGAAATTGAGCCTCCAGCCCTTTATCGGCCAGTCGAGCTCGTGCTTGTCGCAAAGCGAATCGAGGTTATTGAAGCGGAGAACCTCTCTCTTCGTTGCTTCATCTATCCGGCCTGAGCCGTCGATGCGATCGATGAGGAACTTCGCCTTCTCGATGTGTTTCCGTATCATCGCCGCATTCTTCTTGCCGATGACCCGATACCGTTCCTTTATGTCGACGAGCTTGAGCGCCCCGTCATAGGTGGCCCTCACGATATCATCCCTGTTCATCCAGTCGGTCTCGTAATTAAGGGTGTATTTCCAGCTCGGCAGAAGCATCGCCTCCCTATGCTCCCTGAGGGTCTTGGCGGAGAGGCGGTAGCCGAACTTTTCCGGCTCTTCAAAGATGCTGCTGCCTGGGTCTATAAAGGGCGCGAGAGGTGCTATCATGGGAAGAAGACGCTGCGTAGATCCGAATTTCCGGAGGAGTTCTTCGCAGTATCCGACCGTCTCCATGACCGAGTCGTAATCCTGATAGGGCAGACCGACCATGAAGAAGACATCGATCCTCTTACAGCCGACATCGAGGAGCGTCCCTATCATCTGCTCCAGCTCCCTGTTTTCGTAGTGCTTCCCGAAGGTCTTCCTGACCCTGATATCATGCGATTCCGGTGATACCTCGACATTAAAGTTTTCGAGACAATCGGCAACCTTCCTGATGAAGTTTTCGGGGGGAGGAGTGAAGAATTCGACGGTCACCTCATTCTTTATGTGGTACTTCTTGACCGCATCGAGAAATCGCGTTGCGTAATCCTGGCCGGCCTGTAGAAAGTCCCCTATCACCATGACCGGAGCTCCCGTATACTCGGAGATTTTTTTGATGTCCTCTGCCAAAAGCTCCGGGGGCCTGAAGCACGGTTTTTCTCTCAAGCAAAGCCTCTTAAAGGATGAAAGGGAACCGGCGCAGGAAGCACAGTTATGGCTGCACCCCCGGCACTGAAATACCGCTGTCACGGGATAGGTAAGCCAGTATTTGAACGGGATATACCCGGAAGGGTCCCG containing:
- a CDS encoding TIGR04190 family B12-binding domain/radical SAM domain protein, which produces LTISDYLHRHGIPVRIVNLAMKMLRSESFNPEKFIKKLDALAFGIDLHWLPHADGSLSLAELLKKHHPEKPIILGGFSATYYHAEIMADYPFIDFIVLGDSAEEPLRMLMEAIKAGTGFDRVPNLVWRDGSGKVLTNEFSNRPEALDYIHFDYLHLLKMAIKYRDPSGYIPFKYWLTYPVTAVFQCRGCSHNCASCAGSLSSFKRLCLREKPCFRPPELLAEDIKKISEYTGAPVMVIGDFLQAGQDYATRFLDAVKKYHIKNEVTVEFFTPPPENFIRKVADCLENFNVEVSPESHDIRVRKTFGKHYENRELEQMIGTLLDVGCKRIDVFFMVGLPYQDYDSVMETVGYCEELLRKFGSTQRLLPMIAPLAPFIDPGSSIFEEPEKFGYRLSAKTLREHREAMLLPSWKYTLNYETDWMNRDDIVRATYDGALKLVDIKERYRVIGKKNAAMIRKHIEKAKFLIDRIDGSGRIDEATKREVLRFNNLDSLCDKHELDWPIKGWRLNFLNLFRLLIR